The genomic interval AGCGCCGGCTCACGCGAGACAAGGACTGAGTCATGACCGCCACTGTCACCCCGGCACCCGTCCCGGCATCCGTGCTGCGCCCGGTGCGCAAAGACGCGAGCGAGCGGCGTCGTCGGCGCATCGGGAAGATCCTCACCTACGTCGTGATGAGCGGCTTCGGGGTTCTCTTCCTCTTCCCGCTCGTTTTCATGTTCGTCTCCAGCCTCAAGCCCGACGCGCAGATCCTGCGCGACGTCAACTCGCCGGCGGCCTTCCTCCCCGTCGGCGACATCAGCCTCGACAACTACTTCGGCGTCTTCGACCGCGTTCCCGTCGCCCAGTTCATGTTCAACTCGGTGCTGGTCACCGTGCTGACCGTGGGCCTGGGGCTCATCGTCAACTCGATGGCCGGCTTCGCCCTGTCACGGCTGAGGTGGAAGGGGCGGCTCGTCGTGATGGCCCTGATCATCGCGACCCTCATCGTGCCGTTCGAGACGATCGCCGTGCCGATGGTCTACTGGGTGTCCCACCTGCCGACTCTGGTGATGGAAGGCGGCGTGCTGAAGTACGACTTCGGCTGGCTGAACACCTACCAGGTGCAGATCGTGCCGTTCATCGCCAACGCGTTCTCGATCTTCCTGTTCGCGCAGTACTTCTCGACGATTCCGGCCTCGCTCGATGAGGCGGCGCGCATCGACGGCGCCAGCTGGTTCACCGTCTACCGGCGCATCATCGTGCCGCTGTCGGGGCCGGCGTTCGCGACCGTCGCGATCCTCACGTTCCTTCCCGCATGGAACCAGTACCTGTGGCCGCTCATGGTGGTGCAGAAGGAGGGCCTGAGGCCCGTGATGGTCGGGATGCAGTACTTCTTCCAACTGAACACGGCGTGGGGAGAGGTCATGGCGTACACCTCGCTGATCACCCTCCCCGTCCTCATCGTGTTCCTCGTCTTCCAGCGCGCGTTCGTCAGCAGCATCGCGGCCAGCGGAGTGAAGGGCTAAGCGCACATGTTCGACCTCTCCTCCTCCTGGGTCTGGGACTACTGGTTCGCCGACGACGGTGAGACCTACCACCTCTTCTTCCTCTATGCCTCGCGCGCCCTGCACGACCCGGACGCGCGCCACTACCGGGCCTCGGTCGGCCACGCCGTGTCCGACGACCTCGTGACGTGGACGCCGGTCGCCGACGCGATCGTCCGCGGCGAAGCGGGCAGCTTCGACGACCTTGCGACCTGGACCGGCTCGACCGTCCGCGGCGACGACGGGCTCTGGTACCTCTTCTACACGGGGTCGTCGCTGGCGCCCGACGGCAAGAACGTGCAGCGGATCGGCTGTGCGACCTCGCCCGATCTCCTGGTGTGGACGAAGGCGCCGGGGCCGCTGCTGTCGGCCTCCGGCCCCTGGTACGAGACGCTCGCCGACGGCGACTGGCACGACGAGGCGTTCCGCGACCCCTGGGTGTTCGCCGACCCCGATGGCGACGGCTGGCACATGCTGGTGACCGCCCGTGCCCCCGAGGGGCCGGCCTTCGGCCGGGGCGTCATCGGCCACGGCTGGTCACCCGACCTGAAGACGTGGGAGCTGCGACCGCCGCTGTCGGCGCCCAGCGAGCGGGGCTTCGGGC from Microbacterium aurum carries:
- a CDS encoding carbohydrate ABC transporter permease: MTATVTPAPVPASVLRPVRKDASERRRRRIGKILTYVVMSGFGVLFLFPLVFMFVSSLKPDAQILRDVNSPAAFLPVGDISLDNYFGVFDRVPVAQFMFNSVLVTVLTVGLGLIVNSMAGFALSRLRWKGRLVVMALIIATLIVPFETIAVPMVYWVSHLPTLVMEGGVLKYDFGWLNTYQVQIVPFIANAFSIFLFAQYFSTIPASLDEAARIDGASWFTVYRRIIVPLSGPAFATVAILTFLPAWNQYLWPLMVVQKEGLRPVMVGMQYFFQLNTAWGEVMAYTSLITLPVLIVFLVFQRAFVSSIAASGVKG
- a CDS encoding glycosyl hydrolase family 32, with protein sequence MFDLSSSWVWDYWFADDGETYHLFFLYASRALHDPDARHYRASVGHAVSDDLVTWTPVADAIVRGEAGSFDDLATWTGSTVRGDDGLWYLFYTGSSLAPDGKNVQRIGCATSPDLLVWTKAPGPLLSASGPWYETLADGDWHDEAFRDPWVFADPDGDGWHMLVTARAPEGPAFGRGVIGHGWSPDLKTWELRPPLSAPSERGFGQLEVMQVEVVDGRPVLLFSCLAEHAMPARAAERGGTWAVPAASVLGPFDVEEAYPLTDASLYVGRLLRRRDDGQWLLFAFHNLDEHGAFVGGITDPLPVGWVDGRLTVRESATRPPAAHPGGVGTLES